A genome region from Streptomyces sp. NBC_01296 includes the following:
- the gcvP gene encoding aminomethyl-transferring glycine dehydrogenase, which translates to MTANRIPLSQLERGIPFEQRHIGPDAEAQAKMLAHVGYGSLDELTAAAVPDVIKSAEALNLPEALTEAEVLAELRSLADRNQVLTPMIGLGYYGTFTPPVILRNVMENPAWYTAYTPYQPEISQGRLEALLNFQTVVADLTGLPTSGASLLDEGTAAAEAMTLARRVGKSKGNVFLVDADALPQTIAVIETRAEPIGIEIVVADLSEGIPAEVAERGVYGVLVQYPGASGAVRDIKPVIDQAHGLGAIVAVAADLLALTLLTSPGALGADIAVGTTQRFGVPMGFGGPHAGYMAVQDKHARSLPGRLVGVSVDADGNKAYRLALQTREQHIRREKATSNICTAQVLLAVMAGMYAVYHGPDGLRTIARRTHRYAALLAAGLTAGGVELVHGAYFDTLTARVPGKAAAIAAAARAGGVNLFQVDADHVSVSCDETTLRAGVEAVWAAFGVSADIEALDETTADALPEGLLRSDDYLAHPVFHQHRSETAMLRYLRKLADKDYALDRGMIPLGSCTMKLNATTEMESVTWPEFGQLHPFAPVEQAEGYLTLISELEERLCEVTGYDKVSIQPNAGSQGELAGLLAVRAYHRANGDEQRTVCLIPSSAHGTNAASAVMAGMKVVVVKTADDGEVDAADLRAKIEQYRDELAVLMITYPSTHGVFEEHVADICAQVHDAGGQVYVDGANLNALVGLAKPGHFGGDVSHLNLHKTFCIPHGGGGPGVGPVGVRAHLAPYLPNHPLQPTAGPETGVGPISAAPWGSAGILPISWSYVRLMGGEGLKRATQVAVLGANYIAKRLEPHFPVLYTGPGNLVAHECIIDMRPLSKATGVSIDDIAKRLIDYGFHAPTMSFPVAGTLMIEPTESEDLAEIDRFCDAMIAIRAEIERVAGGEWPVDDNPLANSPHTAAALGGEWNHPYSRDEAVFPGGVTAAEKYWPPVRRIDGAFGDRNLVCSCPPLDEYDN; encoded by the coding sequence ATGACCGCCAACCGCATTCCGCTCTCCCAGCTGGAGCGAGGGATCCCCTTCGAGCAGCGCCACATCGGCCCGGACGCCGAGGCGCAGGCGAAGATGCTCGCCCACGTGGGCTACGGCTCGCTGGACGAACTGACCGCCGCCGCGGTACCGGATGTGATCAAGAGCGCCGAGGCGCTGAACCTGCCCGAGGCGCTGACCGAGGCCGAGGTGCTCGCCGAGCTGCGTTCGCTCGCCGACCGCAACCAGGTCCTGACGCCGATGATCGGCCTCGGCTACTACGGGACCTTCACGCCGCCGGTGATCCTGCGCAACGTCATGGAGAACCCGGCCTGGTACACGGCGTACACGCCCTACCAGCCCGAGATCTCGCAGGGCCGCCTCGAGGCGCTCCTCAACTTCCAGACCGTCGTCGCGGACCTCACCGGCCTGCCGACCTCCGGCGCCTCCCTGCTCGACGAGGGCACCGCGGCCGCCGAGGCCATGACGCTGGCCCGCCGCGTGGGCAAGTCCAAGGGCAACGTCTTCCTCGTCGACGCCGACGCGCTGCCGCAGACCATCGCCGTGATCGAGACCCGCGCCGAGCCGATCGGCATCGAGATCGTCGTCGCCGACCTGTCCGAGGGCATCCCGGCCGAGGTCGCCGAGCGCGGCGTCTACGGTGTGCTCGTCCAGTACCCGGGCGCCTCCGGTGCCGTCCGGGACATCAAGCCGGTCATCGACCAGGCGCACGGCCTCGGCGCGATCGTCGCCGTCGCCGCCGACCTGCTCGCCCTGACCCTGCTGACCTCCCCGGGCGCGCTCGGCGCGGACATCGCCGTCGGCACCACCCAGCGCTTCGGCGTCCCGATGGGCTTCGGCGGCCCGCACGCCGGCTACATGGCCGTCCAGGACAAGCACGCCCGCTCGCTGCCGGGCCGCCTCGTCGGCGTCTCCGTGGACGCGGACGGCAACAAGGCGTACCGCCTGGCGCTGCAGACCCGTGAGCAGCACATCCGCCGCGAGAAGGCCACCAGCAACATCTGCACCGCGCAGGTGCTGCTCGCCGTCATGGCCGGCATGTACGCCGTCTACCACGGTCCGGACGGCCTGCGGACGATCGCCCGCCGTACGCACCGCTACGCGGCCCTGCTCGCGGCCGGTCTGACGGCCGGCGGGGTCGAGCTCGTGCACGGCGCGTACTTCGACACCCTCACCGCTCGGGTGCCCGGCAAGGCCGCCGCGATCGCCGCCGCCGCCCGCGCGGGCGGGGTCAACCTGTTCCAGGTCGACGCCGACCACGTCTCCGTCTCCTGCGACGAGACGACCCTGCGCGCCGGCGTCGAGGCCGTCTGGGCCGCCTTCGGCGTGAGCGCCGACATCGAGGCGCTGGACGAGACCACCGCCGACGCCCTGCCCGAGGGCCTGCTGCGCTCGGACGACTACCTGGCGCACCCGGTCTTCCACCAGCACCGCAGCGAGACCGCGATGCTGCGCTACCTGCGCAAGCTGGCGGACAAGGACTACGCGCTGGACCGCGGCATGATCCCGCTGGGCTCCTGCACCATGAAGCTCAACGCGACCACCGAGATGGAGTCGGTCACCTGGCCGGAATTCGGCCAGCTGCACCCGTTCGCCCCGGTCGAGCAGGCCGAGGGGTACCTCACGCTCATCTCCGAGCTGGAGGAACGTCTCTGCGAGGTCACCGGCTACGACAAGGTCTCCATCCAGCCGAACGCCGGCTCCCAGGGTGAGCTCGCCGGCCTGCTGGCCGTCCGGGCCTACCACCGGGCGAACGGCGACGAGCAGCGCACCGTCTGCCTCATCCCGTCCTCCGCGCACGGCACCAACGCCGCCAGCGCCGTGATGGCCGGCATGAAGGTCGTCGTCGTCAAGACCGCCGACGACGGCGAGGTGGACGCGGCCGACCTGCGTGCCAAGATCGAGCAGTACCGCGACGAGCTCGCCGTGCTGATGATCACGTACCCCTCGACGCACGGTGTGTTCGAGGAGCACGTCGCCGACATCTGTGCCCAGGTGCACGACGCGGGCGGCCAGGTCTACGTGGACGGCGCCAACCTCAACGCCCTGGTGGGCCTGGCCAAGCCGGGTCACTTCGGCGGCGACGTCTCGCACCTGAACCTGCACAAGACCTTCTGCATCCCGCACGGCGGCGGCGGTCCGGGCGTCGGCCCGGTCGGTGTCCGGGCGCACCTGGCCCCGTACCTGCCGAACCACCCGCTCCAGCCGACCGCGGGCCCGGAGACGGGCGTCGGCCCGATCTCGGCGGCGCCGTGGGGCTCGGCCGGCATCCTGCCGATCTCGTGGTCGTACGTGCGCCTCATGGGCGGCGAGGGCCTCAAGCGCGCCACCCAGGTGGCGGTGCTCGGCGCGAACTACATCGCCAAGCGCCTGGAGCCCCACTTCCCGGTGCTCTACACCGGCCCGGGCAACCTGGTCGCGCACGAGTGCATCATCGACATGCGTCCGCTGTCGAAGGCGACCGGTGTGAGCATCGACGACATCGCCAAGCGCCTGATCGACTACGGGTTCCACGCGCCGACCATGTCCTTCCCGGTCGCCGGCACGCTCATGATCGAGCCGACGGAGTCCGAGGACCTCGCCGAGATCGACCGCTTCTGCGACGCGATGATCGCCATCCGCGCCGAGATCGAGCGGGTCGCGGGCGGCGAGTGGCCGGTGGACGACAACCCGCTGGCCAACTCCCCGCACACGGCGGCGGCGCTGGGCGGCGAGTGGAACCACCCGTACAGCCGTGACGAGGCCGTCTTCCCCGGCGGGGTCACGGCGGCCGAGAAGTACTGGCCGCCGGTACGCCGTATCGACGGTGCCTTCGGCGACCGCAACCTGGTGTGCTCCTGCCCGCCGCTGGACGAGTACGACAACTGA
- a CDS encoding DUF5999 family protein, which produces MCQHQPACPSADSADREAAKPVANHPEQGWSLLCNGVLLFEDTGELLPDGQIIAPHRPLAAAQVMKAA; this is translated from the coding sequence ATGTGCCAGCACCAGCCAGCGTGCCCGTCAGCCGACTCCGCCGACCGGGAGGCGGCCAAGCCCGTGGCCAACCACCCGGAACAGGGCTGGAGCCTGCTGTGCAACGGCGTCCTGCTCTTCGAGGACACCGGTGAGCTGCTGCCGGACGGCCAGATCATCGCCCCGCACCGCCCGCTCGCGGCGGCGCAGGTGATGAAAGCGGCCTAG
- a CDS encoding glutamate-cysteine ligase family protein: protein MGEKVVAGGFDLSDRQKYRRKLHECLEGLERLLAEKRFDRPKNMMGLEIELNLAGADGLPRMVNAQVLERIASQDFQTELGMFNLEVNVLPHRLGGRVFDQLAEELSAGLGYAHRQAAEIDAGVVMIGILPTITRSDLVTANLSAVDRYSLLNEQILMMRGEDFMLDIDGVERLTWSTGSIVPEAACTSVQLHLQVTPARFADVWNAAQAVTAVQIAVGANSPFLFGRELWRESRPPLFTQATDTRPPELQAQGVRPRTWFGERWVESAYELFAENVRYFPALLPICDEEEPLRVLAEGGVPSLQELVLHNGTVYRWNRPVYGVADGMPHLRVENRVLPAGPTVADVVANAAFYYGLVRTLADEQRPVWTRLPFAEAEANFDAACRYGIDARLRWPRRGRGGGLAGVPAVRLVLDELLPMAAAGLDAWGIEPADRDHYLGIIEERCQRRVNGATWQVDTYHRALASGMERDAALAAITRRYSELMHKGDPVHTWPVGLVDEEVSAPVPVRR, encoded by the coding sequence ATGGGGGAGAAGGTCGTGGCGGGCGGATTCGACCTGTCCGATCGGCAGAAGTACCGGAGGAAGCTTCACGAGTGCCTGGAGGGGCTGGAGCGGCTTCTGGCGGAGAAGAGGTTCGATCGGCCCAAGAACATGATGGGGCTGGAGATCGAGCTGAATCTCGCGGGTGCAGACGGGTTGCCGAGAATGGTGAATGCCCAGGTTCTGGAGCGGATAGCGAGCCAGGATTTCCAGACGGAACTCGGAATGTTCAACCTGGAGGTGAACGTACTTCCGCACCGGCTCGGCGGCCGGGTATTCGACCAGCTCGCCGAGGAACTGAGTGCGGGGCTCGGCTATGCCCACCGGCAGGCCGCGGAGATCGACGCCGGGGTGGTGATGATCGGCATCCTGCCGACGATCACCCGCTCCGACCTGGTCACCGCGAACCTCTCGGCGGTGGACCGCTACTCGCTGCTGAACGAACAGATCCTGATGATGCGCGGCGAGGACTTCATGCTCGACATCGACGGGGTCGAGCGGCTCACGTGGAGCACCGGGTCGATCGTGCCGGAGGCCGCCTGCACCTCCGTACAACTGCACCTGCAGGTCACGCCGGCCCGGTTCGCCGACGTGTGGAACGCGGCGCAGGCGGTGACCGCCGTGCAGATAGCCGTCGGCGCCAACTCGCCGTTCCTGTTCGGGCGTGAGCTGTGGCGGGAGTCGCGGCCGCCGCTGTTCACCCAGGCCACCGACACCCGGCCGCCCGAGCTCCAGGCCCAGGGGGTGCGGCCGCGGACCTGGTTCGGGGAGCGCTGGGTGGAGTCGGCGTACGAGCTCTTCGCGGAGAACGTCCGCTACTTCCCGGCCCTGCTGCCCATCTGCGACGAGGAGGAGCCGCTGCGGGTGCTCGCCGAGGGCGGGGTGCCGAGCCTGCAGGAACTGGTCCTGCACAACGGCACGGTCTACCGGTGGAACCGGCCCGTGTACGGGGTCGCCGACGGGATGCCGCACCTGCGGGTGGAGAACCGGGTGCTGCCGGCCGGGCCGACGGTCGCCGACGTCGTGGCGAACGCCGCCTTCTACTACGGGCTCGTCCGCACGCTCGCCGACGAGCAGCGGCCGGTGTGGACCCGGCTGCCGTTCGCCGAGGCGGAGGCCAACTTCGACGCGGCCTGCCGGTACGGGATCGACGCGCGGCTGCGCTGGCCGCGCCGGGGCCGGGGCGGCGGGCTGGCCGGCGTGCCCGCCGTACGGCTGGTCCTGGACGAACTGCTCCCGATGGCGGCGGCCGGGCTGGACGCCTGGGGCATCGAGCCCGCCGACCGCGACCACTACCTCGGCATCATCGAGGAGCGCTGCCAGCGGCGGGTCAACGGGGCGACCTGGCAGGTGGACACCTACCACCGGGCGCTCGCATCCGGGATGGAACGGGACGCGGCGCTGGCCGCGATCACCCGGCGCTACAGCGAGCTGATGCACAAGGGCGATCCGGTGCACACCTGGCCCGTCGGCCTGGTGGACGAGGAGGTGAGCGCCCCGGTGCCGGTCCGGCGCTGA
- a CDS encoding CPBP family intramembrane glutamic endopeptidase, translated as MRAEPEPEVKALHEDGRRGVLRTETLLVLALSLGASAFSSLISFIGSLTKPGGLKDQAATLNGSYAPGRPWLDLAWQLFGIATALVPVLLVAHLLTREGAPGLRVLGFDRTRPGWDLGRGALVAAGIGSAGLAFYLAARASGFNLTVVPEALPDVWWKFPVLILSAVQNSVVEEVIVLAYLLRRLDQLGWSPTAALLASAVLRGSYHLYQGIGGFLGNMVMGVVFVLAYRRWGRVGPLVVAHALLDIVAFGGYALLAGKVGWLPTP; from the coding sequence GTGCGGGCGGAGCCGGAGCCGGAGGTCAAGGCGTTGCACGAGGACGGGCGGCGGGGGGTCCTGCGCACCGAGACGCTGCTCGTGCTGGCGCTGTCGCTGGGGGCGAGCGCCTTCTCCTCGCTGATCAGCTTCATCGGCTCGCTGACCAAGCCCGGCGGCCTCAAGGACCAGGCCGCCACGCTCAACGGCTCGTACGCCCCCGGCCGGCCCTGGCTGGACCTGGCCTGGCAGCTGTTCGGCATCGCCACCGCGCTGGTGCCGGTGCTGCTGGTCGCCCACCTGCTGACCCGGGAGGGCGCGCCGGGGCTGCGGGTGCTGGGCTTCGACCGCACCCGGCCCGGCTGGGACCTGGGGCGCGGAGCCCTGGTCGCGGCCGGGATCGGGAGCGCGGGGCTCGCCTTCTACCTGGCGGCCCGGGCGAGCGGCTTCAACCTCACGGTGGTGCCGGAGGCGCTGCCCGACGTGTGGTGGAAGTTCCCCGTGCTGATCCTCTCCGCGGTGCAGAACTCCGTGGTGGAGGAGGTCATCGTGCTGGCCTACCTGCTGCGTCGGCTCGATCAGCTGGGCTGGTCGCCGACGGCCGCGCTGCTGGCCAGTGCGGTGCTGCGCGGCTCGTACCACCTCTACCAGGGCATCGGCGGCTTCCTCGGCAACATGGTGATGGGCGTCGTCTTCGTCCTGGCCTACCGGCGCTGGGGCCGGGTGGGCCCGCTCGTCGTCGCCCACGCACTGCTCGACATCGTGGCCTTCGGCGGGTACGCACTGCTCGCGGGCAAGGTGGGCTGGCTGCCGACGCCGTAA
- a CDS encoding PhzF family phenazine biosynthesis protein — MRLRIVDAFTDRPFRGNPAGVLLLDGEFPPDAWLQQVATEVNLSETAFARPLPPGGDADWALRWFTPSAEVDMCGHATLATAHVIATSGLATGLIRFSARCGVLTAATAEDGTITMDFPTSSLTPVDPDPAVRSALGAEIRSVHDTAEHIGDLVVELADERAVRELTPDIAALRGYSRRGVIVTAAAEDPSRGYDFVSRGFFPAVGIDEDPVTGSAHTALAPFWAARLGRTSLVGLQGGARTGLVRVRLAGDRTLLTGNAVTVVDGELLARP; from the coding sequence ATGCGCCTGCGAATCGTCGATGCCTTCACCGACCGCCCCTTCCGCGGCAACCCCGCCGGGGTCCTGCTCCTCGACGGGGAATTCCCCCCGGACGCCTGGCTCCAGCAGGTCGCCACCGAGGTCAACCTGTCCGAAACCGCGTTCGCCCGCCCGCTGCCGCCCGGCGGGGACGCCGACTGGGCCCTGCGCTGGTTCACCCCGTCCGCGGAAGTCGACATGTGCGGCCACGCCACGCTCGCCACGGCGCATGTGATCGCGACGAGCGGCCTGGCCACGGGGCTGATCCGGTTCTCCGCCCGGTGCGGCGTCCTCACGGCCGCGACCGCCGAGGACGGCACGATCACGATGGATTTCCCGACGTCCTCGCTGACACCCGTGGACCCCGACCCCGCCGTACGCAGCGCCCTGGGCGCCGAGATCAGGTCCGTCCACGACACGGCCGAGCACATCGGCGACCTGGTCGTCGAGCTGGCGGACGAGCGGGCCGTACGCGAGCTCACCCCCGACATCGCCGCCCTGCGCGGCTACTCCCGCCGCGGGGTGATCGTCACCGCGGCCGCCGAGGACCCCTCCCGCGGGTACGACTTCGTCTCCCGCGGCTTCTTCCCGGCCGTCGGGATCGACGAGGACCCGGTCACCGGCAGCGCCCACACCGCGCTCGCCCCGTTCTGGGCCGCGCGCCTGGGCCGCACCTCGCTCGTCGGACTCCAGGGCGGCGCGCGCACCGGCCTCGTCCGGGTCCGCCTGGCGGGCGACCGTACGCTCCTCACCGGCAACGCGGTCACGGTCGTCGACGGCGAACTGCTGGCCCGCCCCTGA
- a CDS encoding nuclear transport factor 2 family protein codes for MPSPDSAARSACCSRHGPGGRPWWRRKAAAIPDPRDRETSVVVPECAVHGRTVGTGRAYGNRFVSVVTIKDRGISHRRDCLDPVAVCEAVGRPIHHEAPGN; via the coding sequence GTGCCGTCCCCCGACAGCGCGGCTCGCTCTGCCTGCTGCTCGCGCCACGGGCCGGGCGGCCGGCCGTGGTGGCGGCGGAAGGCCGCGGCGATTCCGGATCCTCGGGACCGCGAGACCTCGGTCGTCGTCCCCGAGTGCGCGGTGCACGGCCGAACGGTCGGCACCGGGCGCGCCTACGGCAACCGCTTCGTGTCGGTCGTCACGATCAAGGACCGCGGGATCTCGCACCGGCGCGACTGCCTCGACCCCGTCGCGGTGTGCGAAGCCGTCGGCCGGCCCATCCACCACGAGGCGCCGGGGAACTGA
- a CDS encoding pyridoxal-phosphate dependent enzyme → MTSDGRTPQRAPLGTWPTPLEPAPRLARALGLGPDDLWGKRDDLTGLGGGGNKIRKLEWLCGAALSEGATTLVTTGAPQSNHARLTAAAAARLGLGAVLVLAGAPGSSASGNLALDGSSARGSSGRVPPEGVRSPPRRLRWRSGCGAGARCRRCSPSAVRA, encoded by the coding sequence ATGACCTCCGACGGACGTACCCCGCAACGGGCCCCGCTCGGCACCTGGCCGACCCCGCTCGAGCCCGCGCCGCGGCTGGCCCGCGCACTCGGTCTCGGCCCGGACGACCTGTGGGGCAAACGGGACGACCTCACCGGCCTGGGCGGCGGCGGGAACAAGATCCGCAAGCTCGAGTGGCTGTGCGGCGCGGCGCTGTCCGAGGGCGCGACGACCCTCGTGACCACGGGCGCGCCGCAGAGCAACCACGCCCGGCTGACCGCGGCCGCCGCGGCCCGGCTGGGGCTGGGGGCCGTCCTCGTGCTCGCCGGCGCGCCCGGATCCTCGGCCTCCGGCAACCTCGCGCTCGACGGCTCTTCGGCGCGAGGGTCGTCTGGGCGGGTTCCGCCGGAGGGGGTGCGCTCGCCGCCACGGCGGCTGAGGTGGCGCAGCGGCTGCGGAGCCGGGGCGAGGTGCCGGCGCTGCTCCCCTTCGGCGGTTCGAGCGTGA
- a CDS encoding PadR family transcriptional regulator, whose product MRSHGQHEHEHGRGHGHCGPDRREEFQGRRGAFGPFGPPFGGGPFGGRGGRGGPRGRARRGDVRVSILALLKDRPMHGYEMIQEIGERSGGAWKPSPGSVYPTLQLLEDEGLITSESEGGKKLFTLTDAGRTEAESAPEAPWAEAGRGFDFEAMHEVRTAGIGLFEAFGQVFKTGSAEQREKALAVINDARKKLYLILADEH is encoded by the coding sequence ATGCGTTCACACGGACAGCACGAACACGAGCACGGACGGGGCCACGGCCACTGCGGGCCGGATCGTCGGGAGGAGTTCCAGGGGCGGCGCGGCGCCTTCGGCCCGTTCGGACCGCCCTTCGGCGGCGGTCCCTTCGGTGGGCGCGGCGGGCGCGGCGGACCGCGCGGCCGGGCCCGGCGGGGAGATGTGCGCGTCTCGATCCTGGCGCTGCTCAAGGACCGGCCGATGCACGGCTACGAGATGATCCAGGAGATCGGCGAGCGTAGCGGCGGGGCCTGGAAGCCCAGCCCGGGCTCGGTCTACCCGACCCTGCAGCTGCTCGAGGACGAGGGGCTCATCACCAGCGAGAGCGAGGGCGGCAAGAAGCTGTTCACGCTCACCGACGCCGGCCGCACCGAGGCCGAGTCGGCCCCGGAGGCCCCCTGGGCCGAGGCCGGGCGCGGGTTCGACTTCGAGGCGATGCACGAGGTCCGGACGGCCGGAATCGGCCTGTTCGAGGCCTTCGGTCAGGTCTTCAAGACCGGCTCGGCCGAGCAGCGCGAGAAGGCCCTCGCGGTCATCAACGACGCCCGCAAGAAGCTCTACCTGATCCTGGCCGACGAGCACTGA
- a CDS encoding type II toxin-antitoxin system Rv0910 family toxin, with translation MAEVTAESRIEASAAKLWAQLTDWAAYGQWSMTHTNFPKGGPETLAVGATFEENMKMMGFPAEVAWTVSELEAERVFAITGKGPMGVAILTRYTLIPDGGATTVRIDGEFNGAAVSLMAGKLKDSATAALNESLRKLAGLVV, from the coding sequence ATGGCCGAAGTCACCGCGGAATCACGCATTGAGGCGTCCGCCGCGAAGCTCTGGGCCCAGCTGACGGACTGGGCGGCGTACGGCCAGTGGAGCATGACCCACACGAATTTCCCGAAGGGCGGCCCGGAGACCCTCGCGGTCGGCGCCACCTTCGAGGAGAACATGAAGATGATGGGCTTCCCGGCCGAGGTCGCCTGGACCGTCTCGGAGCTGGAGGCCGAGCGCGTCTTCGCGATCACCGGCAAGGGCCCGATGGGCGTGGCCATCCTCACCCGGTACACCCTGATCCCGGACGGCGGGGCCACCACGGTCCGCATCGACGGGGAGTTCAACGGGGCCGCCGTCTCCCTGATGGCGGGCAAGCTCAAGGACTCGGCCACCGCCGCCCTGAACGAGTCGCTCCGCAAGCTCGCCGGGCTGGTCGTCTGA
- a CDS encoding EamA family transporter produces MQASGRNAGLGLALVSAFAFGGSGVAAKPLIEAGLDPLHMVWLRVAGAALVLSPLAWRHRGLLLRKPLLLAGFGLVGVAGVQAFYFASLSRIPVGVALLLEYLGPALLLGWIRFVQRKPVTRAAAAGAAVAVVGLACVVEIWSGLSLDLLGVLLGLAAACCQAFYFVFADHGADAAAGGDVPDPLGVIAYGMLIGALVMTVIARPWEIDWQLLGGRAAMGDLSVPAWTLLGWVVLIATVFAYLTGVVSVRMLSPQVAGVVACLEAVVATVFAWILLGEHLSTPQIVGGALVLAGAFIAQSARPTPPGAADPESAVLDRETMTA; encoded by the coding sequence ATGCAAGCGTCAGGGAGAAACGCCGGACTGGGCCTCGCGCTCGTCTCGGCGTTCGCGTTCGGTGGCTCGGGTGTGGCGGCGAAGCCGCTGATCGAGGCGGGTCTGGACCCGCTGCACATGGTCTGGCTCAGGGTGGCCGGGGCGGCGCTGGTGCTGTCCCCGCTGGCCTGGCGCCACCGAGGCCTCCTCTTGCGCAAACCCCTGCTGCTCGCCGGCTTCGGGCTCGTCGGCGTCGCCGGCGTGCAGGCCTTCTACTTCGCCTCCCTGTCCCGGATCCCGGTCGGCGTGGCCCTGCTCCTTGAGTACCTCGGCCCGGCGCTGCTGCTCGGCTGGATCCGCTTCGTGCAGCGCAAGCCGGTGACCCGGGCCGCCGCGGCCGGCGCCGCCGTGGCCGTCGTGGGGCTCGCCTGTGTCGTCGAGATCTGGTCCGGGCTGAGCCTGGACCTGCTCGGCGTGCTGCTCGGCCTCGCCGCCGCCTGCTGCCAGGCCTTCTACTTCGTGTTCGCGGACCACGGTGCCGACGCCGCCGCCGGGGGCGACGTGCCCGACCCGCTCGGGGTGATCGCGTACGGCATGCTCATCGGCGCGCTGGTGATGACGGTGATCGCCCGGCCGTGGGAGATCGACTGGCAGCTGCTGGGCGGGCGGGCCGCGATGGGGGACCTGTCGGTGCCCGCATGGACGCTGCTCGGCTGGGTGGTGCTGATCGCGACGGTGTTCGCGTACCTGACCGGCGTGGTTTCCGTGCGCATGCTCTCGCCGCAGGTGGCCGGTGTCGTGGCCTGCCTGGAGGCGGTGGTGGCCACCGTGTTCGCCTGGATCCTGCTGGGCGAGCACCTCTCGACCCCTCAGATCGTCGGCGGCGCGCTGGTGCTGGCCGGGGCCTTCATCGCGCAGTCCGCGCGGCCCACCCCGCCGGGTGCGGCGGATCCGGAATCGGCCGTTCTGGACCGCGAGACGATGACGGCCTAA
- a CDS encoding DMT family transporter, which translates to MSNLSPASGRSLLYLVVAGAAWGTAGAAASLLFLASDLGPLALSFWRCAGGLVVLLGVLAVRRPRGPRRARPSAVSLIGTGLMFTLFQAAYFAAVRETGLAVGTVVTLGAGPVLIALGARHWMGERLGRGGVAAVVGALAGLAVLVLGGGGGGGGEVRPVGVGWALLSAAGYAAMTLRARSLGRRGAGGDPLVTTAWSVAVGTVCLLPLAAAEGLVPHTAELGRVLWLLVYVATVPTALAYALYFTGAAAVRAATVSVIMLIEPVAAAVIAVLVLGERLTGAVVLGTVLLLTAVGALIAAEARRPKGGPVVRPARGSHEPGESRQGHEARDTPEARETHDARETREAQSAAR; encoded by the coding sequence GTGTCGAATCTTTCGCCCGCCTCAGGGCGCAGTCTGCTGTACCTCGTCGTCGCCGGAGCCGCCTGGGGCACCGCCGGGGCGGCCGCCTCCCTCCTCTTCCTGGCCAGTGACCTCGGCCCGCTCGCCCTGTCGTTCTGGCGGTGCGCCGGCGGGCTGGTGGTGCTGCTGGGAGTGCTCGCCGTACGCCGGCCCCGGGGCCCGCGGCGGGCGCGGCCGTCGGCGGTCTCGCTGATCGGGACGGGGCTGATGTTCACCCTGTTCCAGGCCGCGTACTTCGCCGCCGTACGGGAGACCGGCCTCGCAGTCGGGACCGTGGTGACCCTGGGCGCCGGGCCGGTGCTGATCGCTCTCGGGGCGCGGCACTGGATGGGCGAGCGGCTCGGCCGGGGCGGGGTGGCCGCCGTTGTCGGGGCGCTCGCCGGGCTCGCCGTGCTGGTCCTGGGCGGCGGGGGCGGCGGGGGCGGTGAGGTGCGGCCGGTCGGCGTCGGCTGGGCCCTGCTGTCGGCCGCCGGGTACGCCGCGATGACCCTGCGGGCGCGCTCGCTGGGGCGGCGCGGGGCGGGCGGGGACCCGCTGGTGACCACCGCCTGGTCGGTCGCGGTGGGCACGGTGTGCCTGCTGCCGCTCGCCGCGGCGGAGGGGCTGGTGCCGCACACCGCCGAACTCGGGCGGGTGCTCTGGCTGCTGGTGTACGTGGCCACCGTGCCGACGGCCCTGGCGTACGCGCTGTACTTCACCGGGGCCGCCGCGGTGCGGGCCGCTACGGTGTCCGTGATCATGCTGATCGAGCCGGTCGCCGCGGCGGTGATCGCCGTGCTGGTGCTCGGTGAGCGGCTGACCGGCGCCGTGGTGCTGGGCACCGTACTGCTGCTCACCGCGGTGGGAGCGCTGATCGCGGCCGAGGCGCGCAGGCCCAAGGGCGGGCCGGTGGTCCGGCCCGCCCGTGGGTCCCATGAGCCCGGCGAGTCCCGTCAGGGTCATGAGGCTCGCGACACCCCCGAGGCCCGCGAGACCCATGACGCCCGAGAGACCCGCGAGGCTCAGAGCGCGGCGAGATAG